CGACGAGGACGCCCGGTGCGTGGGCCTGGTCACCCAGGCCCGGCTCACCGCCGTCCGGGACAGCTCCGGATACACCGACCGGATCCGCCTGGCCGACATCACCGACGGCAGCCAGCCCTTCGTGTCACCGTCGGCCACGAGGGCCGAAGCCGAGGACGCGGTGCCCTGCGGGCGGCTCGGGCCCGTGCCCGTGGTCGACGAACACGGCAGCGTCCTGGGCGTCCTTGCGCTCTTCCGCTGACCGCTGGACGGCGGTCAGGCCCACCCTCCCCTTCTGCCTGTGAGGCATCATGCGCTGTGTCATCGCCCGCTTCCCGTTCGACCTGACCAAGAACGGCGTGCTGGAATCGATGAAGGGCATCAAACCCGAGCCGGTCACCGGCGAGTCCGTGATCATCGGGCGACGCCACTACCCCGTCAAGCAGGTCGGCCAGGTCATCACCCGCCAGGACCGCCGCGACTTCAGCGCCGGAGAGGTGCTGAGAGCCATGGCCCGGCTCGGGTTCACCTGCCGCACCGTCCCCGAGGCCGCACCCGTCCGCGTGCAGAGCGCGTTCCAGCGGGCTTCCGCGATGCTCGGCACTCCCCTGCCCGTCTGACCGACGCACGCTGACCGGAGCAGCAGTCCCCGCCCGGGGCGTGACCGGTACCGGGGCCGTCCTTCCGACCCCCGTGGCGAAAGGACGGCCCTGGCGTCTGCGGTGGCCGCCTGGTCAGTACAGCTTGTTGACGGCCGTGGTCGTGGTCTTCTTGAAGGCGGTCACGGGCGCGTTGTGGAAGTCGCCCATCTGGCCCCACTTCACGACGGTGACGGTCCTGCCGTCCCGTCCGACCGACAGCAGGGCGATGTCGGTGGCGCCCCAGGTCGTCTCGGTGTGCAGGCCGCGGACGCGGGCGCCTTCCTCGACCGGCAGCTTGCCGTAGTCCCGGCTCTCGGCCTCGACGTCGGGCGTGGTCTCCTCGATGCGGTCGGCGCAGGTGCGGACCAGGTCGTCGTAGTGCTTCGCCAACGCCTTGGCCTGGGCGGCCGTGCCCGTGACGACGGTCAACTGCACGGCGGTGGTGTCCAGGTCGGTCCAGAACTCCCGGTGCCGGTAGTCGTAGGAGGGCACGCCCTCCGTGCTCACGCAGAGGCCGAGTCCCTCCGGGAATCCCTCGGTGACCGGGCCGGCGGTCCAGGACGACGTCGGGTGCGGCGGCAGCTGGGAGGCCGACAGGAACGTGGGCGCGGCCGCCTTCGGCGCGGCGCCGGCGGCCGGTGCCGTGAGGACCGTGCCCGCCGCGAGGGCGGCGACGGCCAGTGCGGTGCAAGCGCTCGTTCGGATGCGCAAGGACATGAGAGTTCCCCCGTGGGTGAGTGCGTGGTGGTGGATGCCGCGGCGAGGCCGGCTGGTCGGCCCGGGCCTGGCCGGTGCGGTACCAAGAGCATCAGCGGTCACAGCGGCCGGGCGCAACAGCCGGCGGCCGATCGGGCACGGTGGAACCATCCCAGCCCCTGTGACGTGCAGGTACATGGGGTGCCTGGGATACCGTCCCGGGGCCGGGCGGGGGCGTACGAGGACCAGGGGGGCCTGTGTCGGCACAGGACGACGGCAGCGGCGTCGACGAGGTGGCCACGTTCGCGGCGCTGCTGCGGGCGCTGAAGGAGCGCACGGACCGCAGTTACGGCTCGCTGGCCCGCCGTCTGGGCATGAACACCTCGACACTGCACCGCTACTGCGCGGGTGACGCGGTGCCGCTCGACTTCGCTCCCGTGGAACGCTTCGCGGCCCTGTGCGGGGCGACCGCGGAGCAGCGTCTGGAACTTCACCGCCGTTGGCTGCTGGCCGTGGCGGTCCGCAGCCGGCCTCGTAGAGCGGGGGCGGCGGGGAGTGCGCCCAAGGCCGCGGCGGCGACGGAGACGGAGACGGCCGTGAACGCCGCGGCGGACGGACCGGACACCGCGGTGGAGGGCAGCACCGGGCCGGACACGGCAGGACCGAAGGGCGACGGCGGCCCGTTGGCCGCCCCGGACACCCACGGCGGCCCGGTCGTCGCCCCGGCGACGACGGCGATGACGGCCGGCGGCCATCCGGCCGGCGGCCGTCCGGTCGGCGAGGCGGACCCTGTGCCCGGTGTGCCCGCGCCGCCGCGCCGGGCCTGGTACCGCCGTAGACGTCCGGTGGCCGGGCTGGCCTGCGTCTGTGCCGTGCTCGCGACGCTCGGGGCCCTGTCCGCGCTGCCCGACGGGCGGCGGGCGTCCGCCGACGGTCCGGCCCGGGCCGATGCCGGTCCCAGCACGTCCGGTCCGGCGCCCTCCGGCAGGGCGCAGGCCCGTGTGCCTGAGCGACGGGGCGCCTCGCCCGGCCCGAGCGGCACCCCCGCCTCCGAGCGGCCGTCGGGCTCCGCCACCCCCAAGGAGAAGCCGGGCACCTCTCGGCCGCCCGGTGCGACCTCCGTTGCGCCCCGCGGCGAGGAGTCCGCCGGGCTGCCGCTCGCCTGGTCCGTCGACTCCCAGGCCTGGGAGCTCGGCTGCGGTCACGACTACGTCATCGCCAAGCCGCCGGGCCAGGTCCCCCCGCCCCCCGCCCCGCAGGACGCGGCGCCCTGGGCGGCGACGCAGAGCGCGGTGCACGGCGGCGAGACGCTCGTGCGGCTGTCGGTGCAGGGGCGCAGCGACACGGCCGTCGTGCTGGAGGCGCTGCGCGTGCGCGTGGTCGGCCGTACGGCACCGGCCGAGGGCAACGCCTACGCCATGGACCAGGGTTGTGGCGGCGCGGTCACTCCGCGGTACTTCGACGTGGACCTGGACAAGGACCGACCCATCGCCCGCGCGGTCGCCGGAAACGACACCGGCACGCCGATCCCGGCCGTGCGGATGCCCTACCGCGTCTCGGCCAAGGACCCCGAGGTGCTGCTGGTCACGGCCAAGACCAGCTCGTGCGACTGCCGCTGGTACCTGGAGCTGGACTGGTCCTCCCAGGGCCGCCGGGGCACCGTGCGCATCGACGACGACGGCCGCCCGTTCCGCACCAGCGCCATCGCCGGTCTGCCCCGGTACCTGTACGACACCCTGGAACGCCGGTGGGGGCCCTACAGCTGAGGACGGGCACGTGGGGGGCCACGTGCGCCCGGTCGCCTGCCAGGGACCCGAACGTACGCGTCAAGGGTGACGGCCGCCCCTTTGGCCGGTCAGGGCCCCTTTCACACTGTCAGACTGCCGCAGACAAGGGCTCTGGCGGGGCGTGGATCGGGTAAGACGGGGTGGGCGTGACCAAGCACGGTGCCATCGAGCATGCCGCTTCGAGCGGAACGGGGCCGGGCCTGGAGGACCGCGGTGTTCCGCGTGCACGCGCGGATCCGCAGGAGCGGCCGGGCGCACCGCAGTACGGTGACGGGCTCGGCGGGCAGCGGCAGGACGGTCGACCGGTGCGCGGGGTGCCGCGGCACGTGGCCTGCGTGATGGACGGCAACGGCCGCTGGGCGCAGCGGCGTTCGCTTCCCCGCACCGACGGGCACCGAGCCGCGGAGACCACGGTCATCGACACCATCGAGGCGGCCCGGGCCGCCGGAGTCGAGTGGCTGAGCCTGTATGCCTTCTCCACCGAGAACTGGAACCGTCCCGGCCCTGAGGTCGCGTTCCTGATGCGTCTGGTGCGCCGGGTCGTGCGCAAGCATGCGCCGTTGCTGCTGGCCCGTGGCATCCGCTGCCGTTTCCTGGGGGCCGCCGACCCGCGCATCCCCCGCGAACTGGCCCGGGACTTCGAGGACCTGACGACGCTGACCGCCGGCAATCGGGGGATGACGCTGACCGTCGCCTTCGACCATGGGGGGCGCCGCGACATCGTGGAGGCCGCACGGTCGCTGATCCGCGGCGGGACGGCCGCCGAGGAGGTGACCGAGCAGCTGTTCGCGGACCACCTGCCCTTCCCCGACACCCCCGACGTGGATCTGGTCATCCGCACCTCCGGCGAGCAGCGCATCTCCAACTTCATGCTCTGGCAGGTCGCCTACGCCGAGTGGGTCTTCCCCGAGGTGCTCTGGCCGGACTTCCGGGCCTCGGACTTCCTCGCCTGCCTGCATACCTACCGGTGCCGTGACCGCCGCTTCGGCGGCGTGCCGGCCGCGACGAACGGAGACCGTTCCTGATGAGCGACACCACGACAGCGACCGGCGAGGTACCCCTGTTCGGGCCGGAATCCCAGTTCGGTTCCTTCTTCGACGACCCGCGCTGGGCCCTGGCCATGATCCGCGCCACTGTGCTGGAGGCCGCGCACCCGCAGATCGGCGCCGCCCTCGTCGACAACTCCACCTTCGTCGCCCACCCCTGGCGCCGGCTGCGCAACACCTTCCTGAGCATGCGGCGGATGTTCGGCGCGGACGCGTCGGTCCGTGAACGGGAGGCCGCCCGGCTCAACCGGCTGCACGCCCGGATGAGCGGCTCCGACTCCCGCGGCCGCGCCTACGACGCGATGGACCGGTCCGCCCGGGCCTGGGTGGTCGCCACGCTCTTCGAGAGCGCGGTCACCATGTGCCGGCTAAGCGGCCAGCCGCTCGGCCAGGACACGATGGAGCGGATGTACGCCGAGTACCGCGCCTTCCTCGCCGCGCTCGACGGCGACGCCACCGCGCTTCCTGAGGAACTGGGCGACTTCTGGCGGTACTTCGACGAGGTCGTCGAGAACGAGCTGGAGAACACCGAAGCGGCCCGCGTCATCCTCTACCGGCTCTTCGACCACCTGCCCGCCCCGGCGCTGCTGGACGGTGCACCGGCCCTGTGGGCGGCCGGCCGCACCGTCGCCGGTCCGCTGCTGGGGGCGATCACCGTCGCCTCGCTTCCCGAGCCGTACCGGCGCCGGGCCGGTCTGCCGGAGATGCCCGGCGCCGCGGCCCTCATGCAGGGGGCCTACCTGGCCACCGGGCTCGCCCGCTTCCTGCCACAGGGCTGGATCAACGCCGAGAGCATCATCGAGGTCCTCTCCCTCTCTCCCGACAGCGACGACCCCCGCGCCCGGACCGTGACCGCGCTGCGCTCCCGTATGCGGCGCGCGGCGGCCCTGCTCCGTCTCCTGTCGCCGCTGAGCGACGACCCCGGCCCCGAGCCGGGCCCGGCAGCCTCCGTTCCGGGCTCGGAAGAGGGCCGGCGTTCGGCGGAGGACTTCTTCCGTAAGGTGCTGGACCAGACGGGCGACGGCCACCTCGACTGGCCGGACCTCGCCGCCATGGCCCGCGAACTGGCCACCCGCCTCGACCTGGACGAGCCCGAGGAGACCCGTCTCTACGACGCCTTCGCCGCCTGGTGGCGCGAGCTGCAGGCCGCCCTCGACACGGACGGCGACGGCCGCGTCAGCGCCGGCGAGTACGCCGCCGCCGTCCCCTCACTCGCCGGGCCGGCCCTCATCCGCGCCGCCGAGGTCCTCTTCGACGTCACCGACAAGGACGGCAGCGGAACCATCGACGCCGACGAGTACCGGGCCCTCTTCCGCACCGCCTTCCACCGCGACCTGGCCACCACCGACGGCACCTGCAGCCGCAGCGCCTTC
This region of Streptomyces ambofaciens ATCC 23877 genomic DNA includes:
- a CDS encoding oxygenase MpaB family protein, with the translated sequence MSDTTTATGEVPLFGPESQFGSFFDDPRWALAMIRATVLEAAHPQIGAALVDNSTFVAHPWRRLRNTFLSMRRMFGADASVREREAARLNRLHARMSGSDSRGRAYDAMDRSARAWVVATLFESAVTMCRLSGQPLGQDTMERMYAEYRAFLAALDGDATALPEELGDFWRYFDEVVENELENTEAARVILYRLFDHLPAPALLDGAPALWAAGRTVAGPLLGAITVASLPEPYRRRAGLPEMPGAAALMQGAYLATGLARFLPQGWINAESIIEVLSLSPDSDDPRARTVTALRSRMRRAAALLRLLSPLSDDPGPEPGPAASVPGSEEGRRSAEDFFRKVLDQTGDGHLDWPDLAAMARELATRLDLDEPEETRLYDAFAAWWRELQAALDTDGDGRVSAGEYAAAVPSLAGPALIRAAEVLFDVTDKDGSGTIDADEYRALFRTAFHRDLATTDGTCSRSAFVGDFLSFMSGRRTSTPYDPLLADA
- the uppS gene encoding polyprenyl diphosphate synthase yields the protein MRGVPRHVACVMDGNGRWAQRRSLPRTDGHRAAETTVIDTIEAARAAGVEWLSLYAFSTENWNRPGPEVAFLMRLVRRVVRKHAPLLLARGIRCRFLGAADPRIPRELARDFEDLTTLTAGNRGMTLTVAFDHGGRRDIVEAARSLIRGGTAAEEVTEQLFADHLPFPDTPDVDLVIRTSGEQRISNFMLWQVAYAEWVFPEVLWPDFRASDFLACLHTYRCRDRRFGGVPAATNGDRS
- a CDS encoding CBS domain-containing protein, with translation MALGQLPARSVGAHPVHGTVVDAMDAAGPQVWYDMTVEVALSVMAAARAEHLVVCDEDARCVGLVTQARLTAVRDSSGYTDRIRLADITDGSQPFVSPSATRAEAEDAVPCGRLGPVPVVDEHGSVLGVLALFR
- a CDS encoding helix-turn-helix domain-containing protein yields the protein MSAQDDGSGVDEVATFAALLRALKERTDRSYGSLARRLGMNTSTLHRYCAGDAVPLDFAPVERFAALCGATAEQRLELHRRWLLAVAVRSRPRRAGAAGSAPKAAAATETETAVNAAADGPDTAVEGSTGPDTAGPKGDGGPLAAPDTHGGPVVAPATTAMTAGGHPAGGRPVGEADPVPGVPAPPRRAWYRRRRPVAGLACVCAVLATLGALSALPDGRRASADGPARADAGPSTSGPAPSGRAQARVPERRGASPGPSGTPASERPSGSATPKEKPGTSRPPGATSVAPRGEESAGLPLAWSVDSQAWELGCGHDYVIAKPPGQVPPPPAPQDAAPWAATQSAVHGGETLVRLSVQGRSDTAVVLEALRVRVVGRTAPAEGNAYAMDQGCGGAVTPRYFDVDLDKDRPIARAVAGNDTGTPIPAVRMPYRVSAKDPEVLLVTAKTSSCDCRWYLELDWSSQGRRGTVRIDDDGRPFRTSAIAGLPRYLYDTLERRWGPYS
- a CDS encoding SCO5918 family protein is translated as MRCVIARFPFDLTKNGVLESMKGIKPEPVTGESVIIGRRHYPVKQVGQVITRQDRRDFSAGEVLRAMARLGFTCRTVPEAAPVRVQSAFQRASAMLGTPLPV